In Rhodothermales bacterium, a single window of DNA contains:
- a CDS encoding lysophospholipid acyltransferase family protein, with product MKAIQSALIWAAEATIILLWLPLLAVVRLFDRDPAHYTTGRVFRFLGNLMTRVNPLWHIQIEGDAPADPRLPYVVVSNHQSNADIPVISRLPWEMKWVAKAEMFKVPVAGWLMRLAGDIAVDRRDPQSRARVLTAAKHYLDRHCSVMFFPEGTRSRDGRVRGFATGAFRLAIDAGVPVLPLVIDGTRDALPKHGWKFGNAITARLRVLPPIPTDGLGPDDADVLRERVRQAIIAQIAAWRGENPDTVDALAAPVDDAAGKAAGAPSDGVEETAKLS from the coding sequence ATGAAAGCCATCCAATCCGCGCTGATCTGGGCCGCCGAGGCCACGATCATCCTCCTCTGGCTCCCGCTCCTCGCCGTCGTCCGCCTCTTCGACCGCGACCCCGCGCACTACACGACGGGCCGCGTCTTCCGCTTCCTCGGCAACCTCATGACGCGCGTCAACCCGCTCTGGCACATCCAGATCGAGGGCGACGCCCCGGCCGACCCGCGCCTCCCGTACGTCGTCGTCTCGAACCACCAGTCGAACGCCGACATCCCGGTGATCAGCCGGCTGCCGTGGGAGATGAAGTGGGTGGCGAAGGCCGAGATGTTCAAGGTGCCCGTGGCCGGCTGGCTGATGCGGCTGGCGGGCGACATCGCCGTGGACCGCCGCGACCCGCAGAGCCGCGCCCGCGTCCTCACCGCCGCGAAGCACTACCTCGACCGCCACTGCTCGGTGATGTTCTTCCCCGAGGGGACGCGTTCGCGCGACGGCCGCGTCCGCGGCTTCGCGACGGGCGCGTTCCGCCTCGCGATCGACGCCGGCGTGCCCGTCCTCCCGCTCGTCATCGACGGCACGCGCGACGCGCTCCCGAAGCACGGCTGGAAGTTCGGCAACGCCATCACGGCCCGGCTCCGCGTCCTCCCGCCGATCCCCACCGACGGCCTCGGCCCGGACGACGCCGACGTGCTGCGCGAGCGCGTCCGGCAGGCCATCATCGCCCAGATCGCCGCGTGGCGCGGGGAGAACCCCGACACGGTCGATGCCCTCGCTGCGCCCGTCGACGACGCGGCGGGAAAGGCTGCGGGCGCGCCGTCGGACGGCGTGGAAGAAACGGCAAAATTGAGCTAG